In one Antennarius striatus isolate MH-2024 chromosome 15, ASM4005453v1, whole genome shotgun sequence genomic region, the following are encoded:
- the ndor1 gene encoding NADPH-dependent diflavin oxidoreductase 1 isoform X1, giving the protein MSEPRVCVLYGSQTGSAQDAARRIERQARRRHLQAGALPLDSYEVGNLISESLVVFVCSTTGQGDPPDNMKNFWRFIFKKSLPVNALSNVDCAVLGLGDSSYAKFNFVAKKLHKRLLHLGASMLLPVGLADDQHDLGPDAVIDPWLTTFWEKVLTLHPSVAETIPLREDELLPPSYTFHFHDGVREEPQEGVVVPPDQSAPSWSRPFPSRLVSNQRVTDESHFQDVRLIEFDISGSNMEFSAGDVVMMYPLNAVEDVKLFCQLLRLDPEATFTLKAAGTTAVPARLPQPCSLSHLVGSYLDISAVPRRSFFELLSAFATNELEKEKLVEFSSAAGQEELHSYCNRPRRTALEVLTDFPLTTAELKVDYLLDLFPEIQPRSFSIASSLQAHPQKIQVLVAVVQYKTKMYKPRRGLCSTWLASLDPAQADMRVPLWVKRGSLRFPPHRDTPVIMVGPGTGVAPFRSALQERTAQGRNGEISACDSRLCQVTSVIFTPPSSSCCSANVLFFGCRSEAKDFYFKSEWEEMIKAGNLILFTAFSRDQEQKVYVQQRVRENAELLWDLISNKNGCFYIAGNANQMPASVSDSLKEVFQQEGKMSAEQAEQMLAAMERSGRLQVEAWS; this is encoded by the exons atgtcggagccccgtgtgtgtgtcctctacGGGAGTCAGACCGGGTCGGCCCAGGACGCCGCCCGGAGGATCGAGCGTCAGGCCCGGAGGAGACACCTGCAGGCGGGGGCGCTGCCGCTGGACTCCTACGAGGTG GGAAACCTGATCTCGGAGTCTCTggtggtttttgtgtgttctacCACTGGACAAGGAGACCCTCCTGATAACATGAAG AACTTCTGGAGGTTTATCTTTAAGAAGTCTCTGCCTGTGAACGCTCTGAGTAACGTGGACTGTGCTGTTCTTGGCCTGGGAGACTCGTCCTACGCAAA GTTCAACTTTGTGGCTAAGAAACTTCATAAGCGTCTTCTGCATCTCGGTGCCAGCATGCTGCTTCCTGTTGGGCTGGCAGATGACCAGCATGACCTGGG TCCAGACGCTGTGATCGATCCGTGGCTCACCACGTTCTGGGAGAAGGTGTTGACCCTCCACCCGTCTGTGGCTGAAACCATTCCACTGAGGGAGGACGAGCT ACTCCCTCCTTCCTACACATTCCACTTCCATGATGGCGTGAGAGAAGAGCCACAGGAGGGGGTAGTTGTACCCCCCGACCAAAGCGCCCCCTCCTGGTCACGCCCCTTTCCGTCGAGACTCGTGTCCAATCAGAGAGTCACAGACGAGTCCCACTTCCAGGACGTGCGTCTCATTGAATTCGACATCTCTGGGTCCAACATGGA GTTTTCTGCGGGTGATGTTGTGATGATGTACCCCCTCAATGCAGTAGAAGATGTCAAGTTATTCTGCCAGCTCCTCCGTCTGGATCCAGAAGCCACGTTCACCTTAAAGGCAGCAGGAACCACTGCAG TTCCAGCCAGGCTGCCTCAGCCCTGCAGCCTGTCCCACCTGGTGGGGAGCTACCTGGACATCTCCGCCGTGCCCCGGCGCTCCTTCTTCGAGCTCCTCTCTGCGTTTGCGACCAATGAGCTTGAGAAGGAGAAGCTGGTGGAGTTCAGCTCGGCAGCAGGCCAGGAGGAGTTACACAGCTACTGCAACCGGCCCCGACGCACGGCactggag GTCTTGACAGACTTCCCCCTGACGACAGCAGAACTCAAGGTGGACTATCTCCTCGATCTGTTTCCAGAGATCCAGCCTCGATCCTTCTCCATCGCCTCCTCCCTCCAG GCTCACCCACAGAAGATTCAGGTCCTGGTGGCCGTGGTCCAGTACAAAACCAAGATGTACAAACCTCGACGAGGCCTGTGCTCCACCTGGTTAGCTTCCCTGGACCCTGCACaag CTGACATGCGTGTCCCTCTGTGGGTTAAGAGGGGGAGTCTGAGGTTCCCTCCGCACAGGGACACCCCTGTAATAATGGTGGGACCTGGGACAGGGGTAGCACCCTTCAGGTCAGCCTTACAGGAGAGGACTGCTCAGGGCAGAAATGGTGAGATATCTGCCTGTGACTCACGTTTGTGTCAGGTCACCAGTGTGATCTTCACCCCCCCCTCGTCTTCCTGCTGTTCAGCCAACGTTCTGTTCTTCGGCTGTCGCTCTGAGGCCAAAGACTTCTACTTCAAGTCTGAGTGGGAGGAAATGATCAAGGCCGGCAACCTGATCCTCTTCACTGCCTTCTCACGGGACCAG GAGCAGAAGGTGTACGTGCAGCAGCGCGTCCGGGAGAACGCCGAGCTCCTCTGGGATCTGATTTCAAACAAAAACGGCTGCTTTTACATCGCAGG CAATGCCAACCAGATGCCAGCCAGTGTGAGCGACTCTTTGAAGGAGGTGTTCCAGCAGGAGGGGAAGATGTCTGCTGAGCAGGCTGAGCAGATGCTGGCAGCCATGGAGAGGTCGGGACGATTACAAGTTGAAGCGTGGTCCTGA
- the ndor1 gene encoding NADPH-dependent diflavin oxidoreductase 1 isoform X2: MSEPRVCVLYGSQTGSAQDAARRIERQARRRHLQAGALPLDSYEVGNLISESLVVFVCSTTGQGDPPDNMKNFWRFIFKKSLPVNALSNVDCAVLGLGDSSYAKFNFVAKKLHKRLLHLGASMLLPVGLADDQHDLGPDAVIDPWLTTFWEKVLTLHPSVAETIPLREDELLPPSYTFHFHDGVREEPQEGVVVPPDQSAPSWSRPFPSRLVSNQRVTDESHFQDVRLIEFDISGSNMEFSAGDVVMMYPLNAVEDVKLFCQLLRLDPEATFTLKAAGTTAVPARLPQPCSLSHLVGSYLDISAVPRRSFFELLSAFATNELEKEKLVEFSSAAGQEELHSYCNRPRRTALEVLTDFPLTTAELKVDYLLDLFPEIQPRSFSIASSLQAHPQKIQVLVAVVQYKTKMYKPRRGLCSTWLASLDPAQADMRVPLWVKRGSLRFPPHRDTPVIMVGPGTGVAPFRSALQERTAQGRNANVLFFGCRSEAKDFYFKSEWEEMIKAGNLILFTAFSRDQEQKVYVQQRVRENAELLWDLISNKNGCFYIAGNANQMPASVSDSLKEVFQQEGKMSAEQAEQMLAAMERSGRLQVEAWS, encoded by the exons atgtcggagccccgtgtgtgtgtcctctacGGGAGTCAGACCGGGTCGGCCCAGGACGCCGCCCGGAGGATCGAGCGTCAGGCCCGGAGGAGACACCTGCAGGCGGGGGCGCTGCCGCTGGACTCCTACGAGGTG GGAAACCTGATCTCGGAGTCTCTggtggtttttgtgtgttctacCACTGGACAAGGAGACCCTCCTGATAACATGAAG AACTTCTGGAGGTTTATCTTTAAGAAGTCTCTGCCTGTGAACGCTCTGAGTAACGTGGACTGTGCTGTTCTTGGCCTGGGAGACTCGTCCTACGCAAA GTTCAACTTTGTGGCTAAGAAACTTCATAAGCGTCTTCTGCATCTCGGTGCCAGCATGCTGCTTCCTGTTGGGCTGGCAGATGACCAGCATGACCTGGG TCCAGACGCTGTGATCGATCCGTGGCTCACCACGTTCTGGGAGAAGGTGTTGACCCTCCACCCGTCTGTGGCTGAAACCATTCCACTGAGGGAGGACGAGCT ACTCCCTCCTTCCTACACATTCCACTTCCATGATGGCGTGAGAGAAGAGCCACAGGAGGGGGTAGTTGTACCCCCCGACCAAAGCGCCCCCTCCTGGTCACGCCCCTTTCCGTCGAGACTCGTGTCCAATCAGAGAGTCACAGACGAGTCCCACTTCCAGGACGTGCGTCTCATTGAATTCGACATCTCTGGGTCCAACATGGA GTTTTCTGCGGGTGATGTTGTGATGATGTACCCCCTCAATGCAGTAGAAGATGTCAAGTTATTCTGCCAGCTCCTCCGTCTGGATCCAGAAGCCACGTTCACCTTAAAGGCAGCAGGAACCACTGCAG TTCCAGCCAGGCTGCCTCAGCCCTGCAGCCTGTCCCACCTGGTGGGGAGCTACCTGGACATCTCCGCCGTGCCCCGGCGCTCCTTCTTCGAGCTCCTCTCTGCGTTTGCGACCAATGAGCTTGAGAAGGAGAAGCTGGTGGAGTTCAGCTCGGCAGCAGGCCAGGAGGAGTTACACAGCTACTGCAACCGGCCCCGACGCACGGCactggag GTCTTGACAGACTTCCCCCTGACGACAGCAGAACTCAAGGTGGACTATCTCCTCGATCTGTTTCCAGAGATCCAGCCTCGATCCTTCTCCATCGCCTCCTCCCTCCAG GCTCACCCACAGAAGATTCAGGTCCTGGTGGCCGTGGTCCAGTACAAAACCAAGATGTACAAACCTCGACGAGGCCTGTGCTCCACCTGGTTAGCTTCCCTGGACCCTGCACaag CTGACATGCGTGTCCCTCTGTGGGTTAAGAGGGGGAGTCTGAGGTTCCCTCCGCACAGGGACACCCCTGTAATAATGGTGGGACCTGGGACAGGGGTAGCACCCTTCAGGTCAGCCTTACAGGAGAGGACTGCTCAGGGCAGAAATG CCAACGTTCTGTTCTTCGGCTGTCGCTCTGAGGCCAAAGACTTCTACTTCAAGTCTGAGTGGGAGGAAATGATCAAGGCCGGCAACCTGATCCTCTTCACTGCCTTCTCACGGGACCAG GAGCAGAAGGTGTACGTGCAGCAGCGCGTCCGGGAGAACGCCGAGCTCCTCTGGGATCTGATTTCAAACAAAAACGGCTGCTTTTACATCGCAGG CAATGCCAACCAGATGCCAGCCAGTGTGAGCGACTCTTTGAAGGAGGTGTTCCAGCAGGAGGGGAAGATGTCTGCTGAGCAGGCTGAGCAGATGCTGGCAGCCATGGAGAGGTCGGGACGATTACAAGTTGAAGCGTGGTCCTGA
- the ndor1 gene encoding NADPH-dependent diflavin oxidoreductase 1 isoform X3 produces the protein MSEPRVCVLYGSQTGSAQDAARRIERQARRRHLQAGALPLDSYEVGNLISESLVVFVCSTTGQGDPPDNMKNFWRFIFKKSLPVNALSNVDCAVLGLGDSSYAKFNFVAKKLHKRLLHLGASMLLPVGLADDQHDLGPDAVIDPWLTTFWEKVLTLHPSVAETIPLREDELLPPSYTFHFHDGVREEPQEGVVVPPDQSAPSWSRPFPSRLVSNQRVTDESHFQDVRLIEFDISGSNMEFSAGDVVMMYPLNAVEDVKLFCQLLRLDPEATFTLKAAGTTAVPARLPQPCSLSHLVGSYLDISAVPRRSFFELLSAFATNELEKEKLVEFSSAAGQEELHSYCNRPRRTALEVLTDFPLTTAELKVDYLLDLFPEIQPRSFSIASSLQAHPQKIQVLVAVVQYKTKMYKPRRGLCSTWLASLDPAQADMRVPLWVKRGSLRFPPHRDTPVIMVGPGTGVAPFRSALQERTAQGRNGEISACDSRLCQVTSVIFTPPSSSCCSANVLFFGCRSEAKDFYFKSEWEEMIKAGNLILFTAFSRDQL, from the exons atgtcggagccccgtgtgtgtgtcctctacGGGAGTCAGACCGGGTCGGCCCAGGACGCCGCCCGGAGGATCGAGCGTCAGGCCCGGAGGAGACACCTGCAGGCGGGGGCGCTGCCGCTGGACTCCTACGAGGTG GGAAACCTGATCTCGGAGTCTCTggtggtttttgtgtgttctacCACTGGACAAGGAGACCCTCCTGATAACATGAAG AACTTCTGGAGGTTTATCTTTAAGAAGTCTCTGCCTGTGAACGCTCTGAGTAACGTGGACTGTGCTGTTCTTGGCCTGGGAGACTCGTCCTACGCAAA GTTCAACTTTGTGGCTAAGAAACTTCATAAGCGTCTTCTGCATCTCGGTGCCAGCATGCTGCTTCCTGTTGGGCTGGCAGATGACCAGCATGACCTGGG TCCAGACGCTGTGATCGATCCGTGGCTCACCACGTTCTGGGAGAAGGTGTTGACCCTCCACCCGTCTGTGGCTGAAACCATTCCACTGAGGGAGGACGAGCT ACTCCCTCCTTCCTACACATTCCACTTCCATGATGGCGTGAGAGAAGAGCCACAGGAGGGGGTAGTTGTACCCCCCGACCAAAGCGCCCCCTCCTGGTCACGCCCCTTTCCGTCGAGACTCGTGTCCAATCAGAGAGTCACAGACGAGTCCCACTTCCAGGACGTGCGTCTCATTGAATTCGACATCTCTGGGTCCAACATGGA GTTTTCTGCGGGTGATGTTGTGATGATGTACCCCCTCAATGCAGTAGAAGATGTCAAGTTATTCTGCCAGCTCCTCCGTCTGGATCCAGAAGCCACGTTCACCTTAAAGGCAGCAGGAACCACTGCAG TTCCAGCCAGGCTGCCTCAGCCCTGCAGCCTGTCCCACCTGGTGGGGAGCTACCTGGACATCTCCGCCGTGCCCCGGCGCTCCTTCTTCGAGCTCCTCTCTGCGTTTGCGACCAATGAGCTTGAGAAGGAGAAGCTGGTGGAGTTCAGCTCGGCAGCAGGCCAGGAGGAGTTACACAGCTACTGCAACCGGCCCCGACGCACGGCactggag GTCTTGACAGACTTCCCCCTGACGACAGCAGAACTCAAGGTGGACTATCTCCTCGATCTGTTTCCAGAGATCCAGCCTCGATCCTTCTCCATCGCCTCCTCCCTCCAG GCTCACCCACAGAAGATTCAGGTCCTGGTGGCCGTGGTCCAGTACAAAACCAAGATGTACAAACCTCGACGAGGCCTGTGCTCCACCTGGTTAGCTTCCCTGGACCCTGCACaag CTGACATGCGTGTCCCTCTGTGGGTTAAGAGGGGGAGTCTGAGGTTCCCTCCGCACAGGGACACCCCTGTAATAATGGTGGGACCTGGGACAGGGGTAGCACCCTTCAGGTCAGCCTTACAGGAGAGGACTGCTCAGGGCAGAAATGGTGAGATATCTGCCTGTGACTCACGTTTGTGTCAGGTCACCAGTGTGATCTTCACCCCCCCCTCGTCTTCCTGCTGTTCAGCCAACGTTCTGTTCTTCGGCTGTCGCTCTGAGGCCAAAGACTTCTACTTCAAGTCTGAGTGGGAGGAAATGATCAAGGCCGGCAACCTGATCCTCTTCACTGCCTTCTCACGGGACCAG CTTTAA
- the ndor1 gene encoding NADPH-dependent diflavin oxidoreductase 1 isoform X4, with amino-acid sequence MSEPRVCVLYGSQTGSAQDAARRIERQARRRHLQAGALPLDSYEVGNLISESLVVFVCSTTGQGDPPDNMKNFWRFIFKKSLPVNALSNVDCAVLGLGDSSYAKFNFVAKKLHKRLLHLGASMLLPVGLADDQHDLGPDAVIDPWLTTFWEKVLTLHPSVAETIPLREDELLPPSYTFHFHDGVREEPQEGVVVPPDQSAPSWSRPFPSRLVSNQRVTDESHFQDVRLIEFDISGSNMEFSAGDVVMMYPLNAVEDVKLFCQLLRLDPEATFTLKAAGTTAVPARLPQPCSLSHLVGSYLDISAVPRRSFFELLSAFATNELEKEKLVEFSSAAGQEELHSYCNRPRRTALEVLTDFPLTTAELKVDYLLDLFPEIQPRSFSIASSLQAHPQKIQVLVAVVQYKTKMYKPRRGLCSTWLASLDPAQADMRVPLWVKRGSLRFPPHRDTPVIMVGPGTGVAPFRSALQERTAQGRNANVLFFGCRSEAKDFYFKSEWEEMIKAGNLILFTAFSRDQL; translated from the exons atgtcggagccccgtgtgtgtgtcctctacGGGAGTCAGACCGGGTCGGCCCAGGACGCCGCCCGGAGGATCGAGCGTCAGGCCCGGAGGAGACACCTGCAGGCGGGGGCGCTGCCGCTGGACTCCTACGAGGTG GGAAACCTGATCTCGGAGTCTCTggtggtttttgtgtgttctacCACTGGACAAGGAGACCCTCCTGATAACATGAAG AACTTCTGGAGGTTTATCTTTAAGAAGTCTCTGCCTGTGAACGCTCTGAGTAACGTGGACTGTGCTGTTCTTGGCCTGGGAGACTCGTCCTACGCAAA GTTCAACTTTGTGGCTAAGAAACTTCATAAGCGTCTTCTGCATCTCGGTGCCAGCATGCTGCTTCCTGTTGGGCTGGCAGATGACCAGCATGACCTGGG TCCAGACGCTGTGATCGATCCGTGGCTCACCACGTTCTGGGAGAAGGTGTTGACCCTCCACCCGTCTGTGGCTGAAACCATTCCACTGAGGGAGGACGAGCT ACTCCCTCCTTCCTACACATTCCACTTCCATGATGGCGTGAGAGAAGAGCCACAGGAGGGGGTAGTTGTACCCCCCGACCAAAGCGCCCCCTCCTGGTCACGCCCCTTTCCGTCGAGACTCGTGTCCAATCAGAGAGTCACAGACGAGTCCCACTTCCAGGACGTGCGTCTCATTGAATTCGACATCTCTGGGTCCAACATGGA GTTTTCTGCGGGTGATGTTGTGATGATGTACCCCCTCAATGCAGTAGAAGATGTCAAGTTATTCTGCCAGCTCCTCCGTCTGGATCCAGAAGCCACGTTCACCTTAAAGGCAGCAGGAACCACTGCAG TTCCAGCCAGGCTGCCTCAGCCCTGCAGCCTGTCCCACCTGGTGGGGAGCTACCTGGACATCTCCGCCGTGCCCCGGCGCTCCTTCTTCGAGCTCCTCTCTGCGTTTGCGACCAATGAGCTTGAGAAGGAGAAGCTGGTGGAGTTCAGCTCGGCAGCAGGCCAGGAGGAGTTACACAGCTACTGCAACCGGCCCCGACGCACGGCactggag GTCTTGACAGACTTCCCCCTGACGACAGCAGAACTCAAGGTGGACTATCTCCTCGATCTGTTTCCAGAGATCCAGCCTCGATCCTTCTCCATCGCCTCCTCCCTCCAG GCTCACCCACAGAAGATTCAGGTCCTGGTGGCCGTGGTCCAGTACAAAACCAAGATGTACAAACCTCGACGAGGCCTGTGCTCCACCTGGTTAGCTTCCCTGGACCCTGCACaag CTGACATGCGTGTCCCTCTGTGGGTTAAGAGGGGGAGTCTGAGGTTCCCTCCGCACAGGGACACCCCTGTAATAATGGTGGGACCTGGGACAGGGGTAGCACCCTTCAGGTCAGCCTTACAGGAGAGGACTGCTCAGGGCAGAAATG CCAACGTTCTGTTCTTCGGCTGTCGCTCTGAGGCCAAAGACTTCTACTTCAAGTCTGAGTGGGAGGAAATGATCAAGGCCGGCAACCTGATCCTCTTCACTGCCTTCTCACGGGACCAG CTTTAA